GTAAAATGATTTTTTTATTTCTTTCAGTGCAAACAAGGTACCGACACCCGGAAATTCATTAAACTTTATGACGCTCGGATCTTCCCAGGATTCCCGCAGGTCTGAAAATCAGGATGAGAACGAGAAAGATGAAGGCGAACACATCTTCGTAGTCGCTTGATACATACCCGGTAGCAAAACTTTCCGTCCAGCCGAGGACGAAGCTTCCCAGCACTGCGCCCGGTACGCTGCCGATCCCGCCGAGAACGGCCGCAACGAAGGCCTTGATGCCGGCGATGAACCCGATGTAAAAATTGATCATTCCCACGTGTGATGCGATCAGGACGCCCCCGATGGCCGCCGTCGCCGATCCGATGATAAAGGTCATCGAAATCACCGTATTGATATCCACACCCACCAGGGATGCCATGACCCGGTCCTGTGATGTTGCCCTCATCGCCTTGCCGATCCGGGTAAACTTTATGAGGATCGTGAGCAGGACCATGACAACGGCCGTCGTGATCAGGATAACAAGATCGCTGGAACCGATAGTGTGTGCATAGGGTTCCATGAATTCGAAGTTCGGTATCAGGTTTGGAAAGGGAAGGAAGTCAGACGTCTGTGCGAGAAGCACATAATTTTGAAGAAACAGTGACATTCCGATCGCGCTGATCAGCGCCGACAGCCGGGGTGCGTTTCGAAGCGGTTTGTAGGCTATTTTTTCAACGGTAAATCCGTAAACCGAGGAATAGACAACGGCGATGAGGGCCGCAATGATCAGGATCGCGACGGAATTCATGCCCATGAAGGTAAAAACCGATATGACAATCAGGGCGGTAAAGGCGCCGATCATATATATCTCACCATGAGCGAAGTTAATAAGCTCGATGATGCCGTACACCATGGTGTATCCGAGAGCGATCAGCGCATAGATGCTGCCCCGTGTCAATCCGCCAAAAAAAAGTTCCAGGAAATAATCCATAACGTTGTTGGAAAACTACTCCTTACCAATAATTCGATCGAGCACGATAACTCCCTGTATCGCCCTCAATAAAATCAGGGGTCAGACCGGCCTGACTGCGCCTTCTGGCCCCTGATCACGTGGTTTCCATTCTGTTTTGTGTTTCGACCCAAGGTCTATTCTATTTATTCTACTTCCACATAGACGCCGTTCTGAACCTGATACATGGCGAAACCGATGCCGATAGCGTCTCCCTTTTCATCAAAGCGCAGTATGCCCAGAGGTGTCGCCACGAACTCCGTCTGCAGGGCCTTTGAAACAGCATCGTAATCGGTTGAACCTGTTTTTTCGACCGCATTGAGCAGTGCGCAGGCAGCGGCATAGGCGTTCAGGAAAAAGGCCCCGGGGTCTTCTCCGTACACTTTCCTGTGCTCTTCGATTGCGGTGATCGCCATGGGGTTCGTTGAGGTATCAATGGGTCCCGTCGCATACACACCCTCTGCAAATTCCCCGGCGACCTTGATGAAGGTGTCGTCCTTGACGCCGTCATCGGATATGAAAGGAATGTCCATGCGTTTCTTACGCATCTGCATGACGATCTTTGAGGCTTCCGGATGGTACCCACCGAAAATGACCGCGTCCGCCTCGGCATTCTTGATCTTCTGAACCACCGCCGAGTAATCCACGGCACCAGGTGTAACACCTTCAAAAAGCACTACTTCGGCACGCTCATCAGCTTCCAGGAATCCCTTGGCGAACTCGGCAAGCCCTTTGCCGTAATCGCCCTTGTCATGAATGACGGCCACCTTTTTCACGCCGAGTCTGCCCAGAGCGAAATCCACTTCGAGCTTGGCCTGGGCGTCATCGGAAGCAATGGTCCGGTAGAAATTGGGGTAGTCCCCGCTCTGTGTCAGAGGCGGGTTGGTCGCTGACGGCGACATGCAGACGATACCGGCATCCTTGTAAATGGGAAGGGCCGCTTTCGTGGCACCGCTGCAGATATGTCCGACCACAACATCGACTCCCTGTGAAACGAGTTTTGTGGCCGTATTGGTGGCCTTCTCGGGCTTGCACTCGTCATCTTCCACAAGAAGCACGATCTTTCTACCGCAGATGCCGTTCATTGCGTTCTTGTGATTTACCAGCAGTTCACATGCCTTTACCGTCGGCAGCCCGTATGACGCCAGGTCACCACTGTGAGCTCCGGCAACACCGAGCTTGATGGGTTCGAGCTCGACCTTTTTCGCGACTTCCGCCGGCTTCTCCTTCTCACAGGCGGTGAAAAGAGATACCCCTATGAACGATATGAGGACAACAAGGGTTACAAAGCCGAAAACTTTGAAATTCCGCAACGTTTTCATGTCAACTTTCCTCCTTATTTTTCTGAAACATCAAATATTTATAAATGTGCCTTTATAATAGTACCGGCACCGTAAGTCAAGTTCAAAAGGGAAGCTTATCCGCCGGGATATTTCGTCAGACCCGGGTCCTTGCGGCTCAACACCTCATTCTAGCCCGTTCACGGCATCACTGATCCGCTCCATACCACGCTCTATATGGGCCATCGATGCGGCATAGGAAAGTCTCATGTGAGCGTCGCTGCCGAATGCGGCGCCGGGAACGACCGCCACCAGCGCGTCATCAAGAAGCCATGCCGCAAGCTCTGTTGAGTTCGTGATGGAGGTCCCCCGAAATGAACGGCCGTACAGTCCGCTGACCGTGGGAAATACATAGAAAGCCCCGGCGGGCATGGTGCAGGATATCCCTTCTATGTCGTTCAATGCGGCAACGATATAATCCCTGCGCTTCTGAAATTCAGAAACCATGATCCCGACGGTGTCCTGACCGCCCCGGATGGCCTCGAGGGCGGCTTTCTGAGCGATGGACGACGGATTTGAGGTGTTCTGGCTCTGCACCTTTGCAACCTGGGACATGATCTCTTCAGGACCGGCGGCATAGCCGATCCGCCATCCCGTCATGGCATAGGTTTTTGAAACACCGTTCACGACGATCGTTTTTTCCTTCATCTCTTCGCTGATGTTGGCGATGGTGCAAAAGGGTACATCGTCATACAGTATGTGTTCATAGATATCGTCGGAAATAACGACCATGTCGTGTTCCAAAACGATTTCCGCCAATGCGGCGAGTTCGTCACGGGTATAGACGGCACCCGTCGGGTTCGAAGGACTGTTCAGGATCAGGGCCTTTGTCCTTTTCGTGATCGATTCGGACAATTGTCCGGGCGTCATCTTGAAATTCGTTGTTTCATCTGTTTTCACGATGACCGGTTCGGCATCGGAGAGACAGACAATATCGGGATAGGACACCCAGTACGGCGCGGGTATTATCACCTCATCGCCTCTTTCGAAAAGCACCTGGGACAGGTTTGCCAGGCTGTGTTTTGCTCCACAGGATACGACGATCTGAGACTTTCGATATACCAGATTATTGTCACGTCTGAATTTTTCCGCTATTGCCTCTCTCAGCTCGTCTGTACCCGCAACGGGGGTATATTTCGTAAATCCCTGATGTATGGCGTCGATCGCCGCCCGTTTAATGTTCATCGGCGTGTCAAAATCCGGTTCCCCCGCACCGAAGCCGATTATATCCTTCCCCTCGGCCTTTAGAGCATTTGCCCGGGCCGTTATCGCTAATGTCGCCGAAGGTTGAATTCGCTGTACCCGTTCCGCCAGTTTCATTGCCGTTCCGTTCCTCCACCTCACACAACACGAGTCCCGTATATTTTCATCCGGGTCGTCCGTCACCCGGAGGTGAATCATTTGTAATACCGTCATTGCAGCGCTTATTATCGCGCATCCCGGCTCAGCCACACGCCAGCATGCACCATAAGAGGATCGCCTCGGAAGACCTGTCAGTTATTGTCCTTCATTTCGGGATATTTCTTTTTCAATTGCTTGAGCACCACGTCGGGAACCATTCCCTTGACGGAACCTCCCAGACTGGCTGCTTCCTTTATGATTCTTGAGTTGCAATAGAACCACTTCGATCCCGTCATCAGGAAGACCGTCTCTACATTTCTGTTGAGCCTCCGGTTCATCAGGGCGAGCTGGAACTCATACTCGAAATCCGACATGGCCCGCAATCCCCTGAGAATGCAGCAGGCCTCGGAATTCTTGATATAATCCACGAGAAGACCTGCGTAGCTGTCGATGCTGATCCGGGGATCATTGCTGACGGCCTGCCTGATAAGTTCGGTCCGTTCCTCAACGGTAAAGAGCGAGGTCTTGTTCGGGTTGTACCCGATCACGATAATAATCTTGTCGAATATTCTCAATCCGCGCTTAATAATGTCCAGGTGGCCGTTGGTAATGGGGTCGAATGAGCCGGGATATACCGCTGTCTTGGGCATGATTATTCTCCTCTCTGAGTGATAGTGAGAAAAGAGAGTACCGTGTCGCCGTACTTTCTCCGCTCTATAACAACCAGGTGCTCCGTACCTGCACACTCCTCGCGGGTGGAGTGCTCCATGACGAACACACCATTTTCTGACAGCAACGGCTCTTCGCCGATGTACTGGAGTGTTTTCCTGACCAGGTCTTGCTCATAGGGGGGATCGGCGAAAATGATATCAAAGGTCACCCGTCTTTTTGCAAGGCGTCGTATGCCCGCGTCGACGGTTGCTTCCACAATCTCACAGCCGCTCGTGAAACCACAGAGCTCCACATTCTTCCTGACGATGTCACAATGACGGCGGTTCTTTTCAACGAAGAGGACCGGATCCGCCCCCCTGCTCAATGCCTCGATCCCCACGTTACCGGTGCCGGCAAAGAGGTCAAGGAACGATTTCCCCTCGACGGCACCCAGAATGTCAAATAACGATTCCTTGATCCGATCCGCTGTTATTCTGATATCTCCGCTCCGCGGCGCAATAAGCGTTCTCCCTTTCGCCGCACCCCCGACAACTCTCATGTCCCCCCTTCTATTTCAGGTAATCGGAAATGATAATTTCCGCTATCTGCACCGCGTTCAGGGCGGCTCCCTTCCTGATGTTATCGGAAACAACCCACATATTGATACCATTCGGAATGGATTCATCTTCCCTGATCCTTCCTACGAAGGTATCGTCCTTTCCGGCGGCATCGGACGCGAGCGGGTACTGCCGTTCCCCCGGGTTGTCGATAACGGTGACCCCCGGAGCCCGGGAAAGGATCTCTCGCACCTCGTCAGCCGTTATCTTTCTCTCCGTCTCAATGTTGACCGCTTCCGAGTGACCATAAAATACGGGCACCCGAACCGCCGTCGCCGTGACCGCAATGGAGGGATCGCGCATGATCTTCTTTGTCTCGTTCACCATCTTCAATTCTTCCCGGGTATATCCGTTGTCGAAGAAAATGTCTATGTGGGGAAGACAGTTGAAGGCGATCCGGTGAGGATATACCTCGATCGTCGGTTCCTTCATGACGAGCAGGTCCCGTGTCTGCCGGACCAGTTCCTCGACCGCCTCCTTCCCCGTCCCGGAAACGGCCTGATAGGTCGATACGACGATACGCTTGATCCTGGCCACGTCATGGATCGGCTTCAGGGCCACCACCATCTGTATGGTCGAACAGTTGGGATTGGCGATGATGCCCCTGTTCGTATACTGAGCGATGTCCTCCGGATTCACCTCCGGCACGACGAGGGGGCACAGGGGGTCCATCCGGAAGGCACTGGTGTTGTCTATCACAACGCACCCGGCCTCTGCAGCGATGGGCGCGAACTTTTCACTGATGCTTCCTCCTGCGGAGAAAAGACCGATCTCAACACCCTCAAATGAATCTTCTCCGAGGACCTCGACGTGGCAGGCCTTCCCGCGAAACTCGAGGGTCTTCCCCAGCGAGCGTTCGGATGCAAGAAGCTTCAACTCACCGACGGGGAAATTCCGCTGTTCCAGGGTCCGGATCATCTCGTTCCCGACCAGTCCGGTCGCTCCCACTACTGCAACGCTGTATGTTCTCATACGTCCTTCTTACTCCAGTCTGTGCATGATATTTCCATACGAGAAAGCCACAAGAGCTTCTTGTGGCCCGCAGTAACGCATGTTCTTTTCCTGTTACGTGTTGTTCCTTTCAAGTTTTTCCTTGTCCCCCTGTGGCAGTGACTTTCTGCGACACATACCTGCTACGAGAAAGAGGGGGCCGGAAAAGGCGTATGTCAGCGCCACGGCAAAGAACATGATCTGCGGTTCAAGAACGACAATGACCAGGAGAAAAATTATCGACACAAAGGTCATGAATGGTTTCCGCGTGAATATGTTCAGGTCCTTGAAGCTGTAATACTTTATATTACTGACCATCAGCATGGCGAGAACAACCATGCCCAGGAGCATGACCGGTTGATGCAGGGGTGCCTGGTGCCCGAGATACTGATAGAACAGCACCGTGGTGGCCACGACGAGAGCGGCGCCCGGGATCGGCAATCCGTTGAAGAGCTTGCTGTCAACGATACCGATCTGAATATTGAAACGGGCAAGCCTGAGCGCCCCGCACGCGACGAAGAGGAACGCCGCGAGCCATCCGTATCTCCCGAAGGGGGCGAGGGCCCAAGTGTAGGCAAGCAGCGCCGGCGCGACACCAAAGGCGATGAGGTCCGAAAGTGAATCATACTCCGCACCGAATTTGCTGCTTGTATTGGTGAACCGGGCTATTTTTCCGTCAAGGCCGTCCAGGAAAAAGGCGATGATCACGGCGATCGCCGCACTGTGGTAGTTTCCCTGGACCGATGCGATGACCGAATAGAACCCGCAGAAAAGGCTTGCCGTCGTAAACAGATTGGGGAGGATATAAATACCTTTTTTCATATTTTCCCTGCGGTTACCCGCATTCTTTTTCATGATAAATATCCAATCCCGGTCTCGCCGGACCGCACTCTGTCCCCAACACGGACAAGAACTTTGGAACCTGCGGGAAGAAAGACCTCCAGCCGCGAACCGAACCGGATAAGTCCGAATCGTTCCCCTCTGGCTGCTTTCATCCCCTCCCCTATCCAGCAGACGATCCTTCGGGCCACAATACCCGCGATCTGGATGGTCAGGACATCTTTGCCCTCATCGGTCTTGATCAGGATCGAATTCCTCTCGTTCAACTCGGAGGCCTTGTCGAGGTTCGCCGACAGAAACTTTCCTTTCCTGTAATGTATGGCGGTCACCTCTCCCGAACAGGGCAGCCTGTTGACGTGTACGTTGAACACATTCATGAAAATACTTATCTTGACGAAATCTCCGGTTATCAGGTCCTGTTCGCGCACCTCTTCGATCTTGATAACCTTTCCATCCGCCGGGGAAAGCACCGTTTTTTCATCGGTTGTCGTGCTCCGCTCGGGATTCCTGAAGAACCACAGGACAAAGAACATCAGGACGAACAGCGCCAGAGCGCCCCAGCTCTGACCATAGTGGATCAGGAGGGCCGCCATGACGGCCAGCGGAATAAAGAAGAAAAAAGCATCGATGATTATAGGTGACGTTTTATAATTCATACACGCCGCTCATATGTTCATATTTTCAAAAATTCCGGTACTTTGAAAGGATCTCGAATATTCTTTCCTTGCCGATCAGTTTCTTCTTCTGAAGCGTTTTTCTTTCCACCTCTTCTCCGGGCGTTAGATATACCTTCCTGTTCAAATCTTCAAGCGCTTTTTCGAATTCCCTGTGCTCCTCGACGTATTTCCGCAGTTCCTCGTCCTCTCCGATATATCGAGCGATCAGTTGCTCATCACCCTTTTCCATTTTACGTGGTCCTCCTTCGCAAAAGGCTTCCTTTTCGAGGGTTCTCCTTCACATATTCGCACATCATCCGGCATAGGATACCCGCAGGTAATCCGGCACCATTTTCAGAGCGTCAACGGTATCACCTTCACGAAACTTTTTCAATCCTATAAGACCGATGCTTCCCGCCCTCGGATGGTCATAACAGGGCGGCAGGATCCGGGCCTTCTTACCGAGTGTTTCCACAATAAGGTCCGCGTACGTCCGGGCGCCGCTTCCGATGAAGAGGGTCGTCTCCTTCATGTCAGCGAGTATACCGGCCGGCGTATCGATTTTTCCTGGCATGTGCAGCTCCCGCGCGTCTCTTTCGTCACATCCGTATACCGCGGCATAGACCTTGCCCTGCCGGGCATCGATCATGGTACAGAGGTCCTGCCTCGACGCGGGGACATTCCAGGCAAGAGCCTCAAAGGTCGAAACACAGACGGCGGGGATGTCTCTCGCCATGATGAATCCCTTGGCGGTACTGACGCCGATCCGCAGACCCGTGAACGAACCGGGGCCGATCGTCAGCACCATGAGTTCCACATCATCAAAGGTAAGGTTGACGGAGGTCAAGAGCAGTTCTATGCTGGGAATGAGTGTTTCGCCATGATGTCTTCCCATTGCCAGAACAAGTTCCGCCGTGACGGTTTCATCCCGCAGCAGAGCAACGGCGAGGGTGTCCGACGATGTGTCAAAGGCGAGCGTTAGCACGTCTAATCACCGAAGATCCTGACGATATCATTATAGAAAACGAAGAGCATCAGCAGTATCAGTATGAAAAACCCCACCTGCTGGGCGATCTCTCTCCATCTCACGTTGACCTCCCTGCCCGTGACCAGTTCGATGCAATAGAAAAGGAGGTGGCCACCGTCAAGGACCGGTATCGGAAGCAGGTTCAACACGCCCAGGTTGATGCTGATGACGGCCATGAAGTACATGAACGGCAGGATGCCTCGCTTTGCCTGGGTTCCGGCCATCTGTGCGATCAGGATCGGCCCCCCCAGTTCCCGGGGGGAAATGACCCCTTCAATTATTTTAACGACACCGACACAGATCAGTTTCGTCCAGGACCAGGTCTGACCGACGCCGGCGACCAGCGCCGACAGGGGGTTCCTGCGTTCGATCACCGTCTCGTCGGAGGCGCCGATACCGATCTGGTAGGAATCCACTGCTTCACCGAAGATGTTCGGACCGGCGACAAGCCTCGGCTGGACGGCTATCTGCAGTGTTCGTCCCTGCCGTTCAACGGTAAGGATCAGGGTCCGCCCCCCGCTTTCATGGATCCGGTCGGAAAGCTGGGACCAGTATGAAATCCGCTCACCGTCGACGGCGATAATGACATCATCCTTCTCCAGTCCCGCTTCCAATGCCGCTGATTCCTCCAGGACCTCGCCGACACGCGATGTCAGGACGGACACACCGACACTGAAGATGAGAGCGAATACCAGAATGGCGAAGAGAAAATTGAACAGAGGACCGGCAATGACGATTCCGATCTTTTTTGACACGGGCTGTTTCAGAAAGGACCGTTTTTCATCCTCCGGAGCGATGTCGTCCGTCCCGGCCTCACCGAGAAGGCGCACATACCCTCCCAGGGGAACCGCCGACAGGACATATTCCGTTTCTCCAAATTTCCGGCCGACGATCTTCGGGCCGAAGCCCAGTGAAAACTTCATAACCCCGACACCGAACAGCTTGGCCACCAGGAAATGACCCAGTTCATGAACGAATATCAGGATTCCAAGGACTATAATGACCGAAACTATATTGATGCCGAGCACCGCTCCCCCCGCTTCCTTGCTATTATCCGCGCCGCTTTCTCCCGGGCCCACCGGTCGGCGGAAAGGATTCGCCCAATCGATCCCGGCACGTCGTTTTCGTGTTCGTCAAGTGTTTCTTCTATAACGGCGGGCATGTCCATGAAACCTATTTCTTCCGCCAGAAACGCATCAACCGCTGATTCGTTGGCCGCGTTCAGGACCGCCGGCATGGTCCCGCCCGCCCTCGCCGCACGGTAGGCAAGCCTCAGATTTGGAAAAGACTCGAAGTCCACCTCATAAAATTCGAGATCCGCAACGGCACAAAGATCAAGCCTGCAGCCGTCGCAGGCCGGCAGCCGCTCCGGATACAAAAGGGCATAGGATATGGGAACCCTCATATCGGGAACGCCGAGCTGCGAGACCATCGAACCATCCATATATTCCACCAGGGAATGGACGATGCTCTGCGGGTGGATGATGACGTCGATGCGGTCCACGTCGATATCGAAGAGCCACCTGGCTTCGATGACCTCGAGACCCTTGTTCATCATCGATGCCGAATCGATGGTGATCTTCCTGCCCATTTCCCAGTTTGGATGTTTCAGTGCATCGGATACGGTGACACGGGCAAGTTCCTTCGCGCCGTACCCCCGGAAGGGGCCTCCCGACGCGGTCAGCAGTATCCGCCTTACGCCTTTCCGGTCGTGCCCGGCAAGAGATTGAAAAACGGCGCTGTGCTCACTGTCGACGGGCAGTATCACCGCACCGGTCTCGGCGGCCTTTTCCACCACAAGGTTTCCCGCCATGACCATTGTTTCCTT
The genomic region above belongs to Deltaproteobacteria bacterium and contains:
- the tsaB gene encoding tRNA (adenosine(37)-N6)-threonylcarbamoyltransferase complex dimerization subunit type 1 TsaB; the protein is MLTLAFDTSSDTLAVALLRDETVTAELVLAMGRHHGETLIPSIELLLTSVNLTFDDVELMVLTIGPGSFTGLRIGVSTAKGFIMARDIPAVCVSTFEALAWNVPASRQDLCTMIDARQGKVYAAVYGCDERDARELHMPGKIDTPAGILADMKETTLFIGSGARTYADLIVETLGKKARILPPCYDHPRAGSIGLIGLKKFREGDTVDALKMVPDYLRVSYAG
- a CDS encoding DUF465 domain-containing protein produces the protein MEKGDEQLIARYIGEDEELRKYVEEHREFEKALEDLNRKVYLTPGEEVERKTLQKKKLIGKERIFEILSKYRNF
- the pssA gene encoding CDP-diacylglycerol--serine O-phosphatidyltransferase, with amino-acid sequence MKKGIYILPNLFTTASLFCGFYSVIASVQGNYHSAAIAVIIAFFLDGLDGKIARFTNTSSKFGAEYDSLSDLIAFGVAPALLAYTWALAPFGRYGWLAAFLFVACGALRLARFNIQIGIVDSKLFNGLPIPGAALVVATTVLFYQYLGHQAPLHQPVMLLGMVVLAMLMVSNIKYYSFKDLNIFTRKPFMTFVSIIFLLVIVVLEPQIMFFAVALTYAFSGPLFLVAGMCRRKSLPQGDKEKLERNNT
- a CDS encoding branched-chain amino acid ABC transporter substrate-binding protein — protein: MKTLRNFKVFGFVTLVVLISFIGVSLFTACEKEKPAEVAKKVELEPIKLGVAGAHSGDLASYGLPTVKACELLVNHKNAMNGICGRKIVLLVEDDECKPEKATNTATKLVSQGVDVVVGHICSGATKAALPIYKDAGIVCMSPSATNPPLTQSGDYPNFYRTIASDDAQAKLEVDFALGRLGVKKVAVIHDKGDYGKGLAEFAKGFLEADERAEVVLFEGVTPGAVDYSAVVQKIKNAEADAVIFGGYHPEASKIVMQMRKKRMDIPFISDDGVKDDTFIKVAGEFAEGVYATGPIDTSTNPMAITAIEEHRKVYGEDPGAFFLNAYAAACALLNAVEKTGSTDYDAVSKALQTEFVATPLGILRFDEKGDAIGIGFAMYQVQNGVYVEVE
- a CDS encoding 1-deoxy-D-xylulose-5-phosphate reductoisomerase — its product is MKQIAILGSTGSIGVSTLDVIGTNASRFTVTALSAGRNIGLLKEQIIRFRPAVATVLDEGGAQRLREMLGPRSRTAILHGVEGYREAASMKDVDTVVSAMVGAAGLVPTMAAIEAGKTVALANKETMVMAGNLVVEKAAETGAVILPVDSEHSAVFQSLAGHDRKGVRRILLTASGGPFRGYGAKELARVTVSDALKHPNWEMGRKITIDSASMMNKGLEVIEARWLFDIDVDRIDVIIHPQSIVHSLVEYMDGSMVSQLGVPDMRVPISYALLYPERLPACDGCRLDLCAVADLEFYEVDFESFPNLRLAYRAARAGGTMPAVLNAANESAVDAFLAEEIGFMDMPAVIEETLDEHENDVPGSIGRILSADRWAREKAARIIARKRGERCSASI
- a CDS encoding pyridoxal phosphate-dependent aminotransferase; translated protein: MKLAERVQRIQPSATLAITARANALKAEGKDIIGFGAGEPDFDTPMNIKRAAIDAIHQGFTKYTPVAGTDELREAIAEKFRRDNNLVYRKSQIVVSCGAKHSLANLSQVLFERGDEVIIPAPYWVSYPDIVCLSDAEPVIVKTDETTNFKMTPGQLSESITKRTKALILNSPSNPTGAVYTRDELAALAEIVLEHDMVVISDDIYEHILYDDVPFCTIANISEEMKEKTIVVNGVSKTYAMTGWRIGYAAGPEEIMSQVAKVQSQNTSNPSSIAQKAALEAIRGGQDTVGIMVSEFQKRRDYIVAALNDIEGISCTMPAGAFYVFPTVSGLYGRSFRGTSITNSTELAAWLLDDALVAVVPGAAFGSDAHMRLSYAASMAHIERGMERISDAVNGLE
- the rseP gene encoding RIP metalloprotease RseP translates to MLGINIVSVIIVLGILIFVHELGHFLVAKLFGVGVMKFSLGFGPKIVGRKFGETEYVLSAVPLGGYVRLLGEAGTDDIAPEDEKRSFLKQPVSKKIGIVIAGPLFNFLFAILVFALIFSVGVSVLTSRVGEVLEESAALEAGLEKDDVIIAVDGERISYWSQLSDRIHESGGRTLILTVERQGRTLQIAVQPRLVAGPNIFGEAVDSYQIGIGASDETVIERRNPLSALVAGVGQTWSWTKLICVGVVKIIEGVISPRELGGPILIAQMAGTQAKRGILPFMYFMAVISINLGVLNLLPIPVLDGGHLLFYCIELVTGREVNVRWREIAQQVGFFILILLMLFVFYNDIVRIFGD
- a CDS encoding aspartate-semialdehyde dehydrogenase; its protein translation is MRTYSVAVVGATGLVGNEMIRTLEQRNFPVGELKLLASERSLGKTLEFRGKACHVEVLGEDSFEGVEIGLFSAGGSISEKFAPIAAEAGCVVIDNTSAFRMDPLCPLVVPEVNPEDIAQYTNRGIIANPNCSTIQMVVALKPIHDVARIKRIVVSTYQAVSGTGKEAVEELVRQTRDLLVMKEPTIEVYPHRIAFNCLPHIDIFFDNGYTREELKMVNETKKIMRDPSIAVTATAVRVPVFYGHSEAVNIETERKITADEVREILSRAPGVTVIDNPGERQYPLASDAAGKDDTFVGRIREDESIPNGINMWVVSDNIRKGAALNAVQIAEIIISDYLK
- the rsmD gene encoding 16S rRNA (guanine(966)-N(2))-methyltransferase RsmD, which translates into the protein MRVVGGAAKGRTLIAPRSGDIRITADRIKESLFDILGAVEGKSFLDLFAGTGNVGIEALSRGADPVLFVEKNRRHCDIVRKNVELCGFTSGCEIVEATVDAGIRRLAKRRVTFDIIFADPPYEQDLVRKTLQYIGEEPLLSENGVFVMEHSTREECAGTEHLVVIERRKYGDTVLSFLTITQRGE
- the coaD gene encoding pantetheine-phosphate adenylyltransferase, with the translated sequence MPKTAVYPGSFDPITNGHLDIIKRGLRIFDKIIIVIGYNPNKTSLFTVEERTELIRQAVSNDPRISIDSYAGLLVDYIKNSEACCILRGLRAMSDFEYEFQLALMNRRLNRNVETVFLMTGSKWFYCNSRIIKEAASLGGSVKGMVPDVVLKQLKKKYPEMKDNN
- a CDS encoding phosphatidylserine decarboxylase family protein; this encodes MNYKTSPIIIDAFFFFIPLAVMAALLIHYGQSWGALALFVLMFFVLWFFRNPERSTTTDEKTVLSPADGKVIKIEEVREQDLITGDFVKISIFMNVFNVHVNRLPCSGEVTAIHYRKGKFLSANLDKASELNERNSILIKTDEGKDVLTIQIAGIVARRIVCWIGEGMKAARGERFGLIRFGSRLEVFLPAGSKVLVRVGDRVRSGETGIGYLS
- a CDS encoding branched-chain amino acid ABC transporter permease LivH (LivHMGF is the membrane component of the LIV-I/LS branched-chain amino acid transporter) — protein: MDYFLELFFGGLTRGSIYALIALGYTMVYGIIELINFAHGEIYMIGAFTALIVISVFTFMGMNSVAILIIAALIAVVYSSVYGFTVEKIAYKPLRNAPRLSALISAIGMSLFLQNYVLLAQTSDFLPFPNLIPNFEFMEPYAHTIGSSDLVILITTAVVMVLLTILIKFTRIGKAMRATSQDRVMASLVGVDINTVISMTFIIGSATAAIGGVLIASHVGMINFYIGFIAGIKAFVAAVLGGIGSVPGAVLGSFVLGWTESFATGYVSSDYEDVFAFIFLVLILIFRPAGILGRSERHKV